One stretch of Glycine soja cultivar W05 chromosome 7, ASM419377v2, whole genome shotgun sequence DNA includes these proteins:
- the LOC114420657 gene encoding uncharacterized protein At4g04980-like: MKGSTPKKSSSSKAKNKANGESLELSFVGADQLILMVEIHKKILAFRDIMDLAPCNSSASLREMVMKTLQDLQGLYPGIIPKNEVLKIKDKPIDQSMAYFCKALKSLGESWMMNNDWTNKLNIVLPTCKDNGNMRQLGETMLITLDCLMKLASERFDIELTEEDDHKKEFSPRSSSFGKYNIMRSTSFSDSSFSCCSSPVTPKSVLPDLMKYSARSGDSPRSSCASPLLLSLRVQAVGKLNPIDVKRLSFQMSPTQIHKIEEESPTTELDDNASNHGKDSSEELVFHLDTTEEELESIINDHRTNKPQAIREVRLSLSPGQFQPKSPPKPPQTPLEQKEQELVSSPPITQQASPTPCIPQPPPPPPSPPSMVMVKDTPPPPPPPPPPPPLAPSMIMPNVTLPPSVPTPPEMQPNVAPPPPPPLPPPPPSAPKLEQNAAPIRMPPPPPPPPPPGSRSLGSATTAAAPPPPPPPIPLIGGSVPAPPPPVPGGVKRGAPPPPPPLGGGRSLCARATTKLKRSTQLGNLYRTLKGKVEGSSLTGKSSAAKKGGIGAASTGGKQGMADALAEMTKRSSYFQQIEEDVQKYTKQILELRSTITNFKTKEMTELSKFHRDVESVLENLTDESQVLSRFEGFPTKKLEALRMAAALYNKLDSILTELQNWKIVPPMGQQLEKIELYFSKIKTELDALERTKDEESKKFKGHNIEFDFHILVKIKEALVDVSSNCMELALKEKRNAAAKNDGPKKEGASMLWKAFQFVFRVYTFAGGIDDRADKLTRELAQEIESDPNPNLNQL, translated from the exons ATGAAAGGCTCTACGCCTAAGAAGTCTTCATCTTCAAAGGCCAAGAACAAAGCAAATGGAGAGTCATTGGAGTTATCATTTGTTGGAGCAGACCAATTGATTCTAATGGTGGAGATCCATAAGAAGATCTTGGCATTCAGAGACATCATGGACCTAGCTCCATGTAACAGCTCTGCTTCCTTACGTGAG ATGGTAATGAAAACCCTGCAAGATCTGCAAGGGCTTTACCCTGGGATCATACCAAAAAATGAAGTGTTAAAGATTAAGGACAAGCCTATAGACCAG TCTATGGCCTACTTCTGCAAGGCTTTGAAATCTCTTGGAGAGTCATGGATGATGAACAATGATTGGACGAATAAGCTCAATATTGTATTACCAACATGCAAGGATAACGGGAATATGCGTCAATTGG GTGAGACAATGTTGATCACTCTAGATTGCTTGATGAAGTTAGCAAGTGAGAGGTTTGACATAGAATTGACAGAAGAAGATGACCACAAGAAAGAATTCAGCCCACGTTCAAGCTCATTTgggaaatataatataatgagaTCAACCTCGTTTTCAGATAGCAGTTTCTCTTGTTGCTCTTCTCCTGTCACACCTAAATCTGTTCTCCCAGACTTGATGAAGTACTCAGCAAGATCAGGAGACAGTCCAAGGAGTTCTTGTGCCTCACcacttcttctttctctcagaGTTCAAGCTGTTGGAAAGTTGAACCCTATTGATGTGAAGCGCTTGTCTTTTCAGATGTCACCAACACAAATCCACAAGATAGAAGAGGAATCACCCACCACAGAATTGGATGACAATGCCTCAAACCATGGAAAGGATTCATCAGAAGAGCTAGTGTTTCACTTGGACACAACTGAGGAGGAGTTAGAAAGCATAATCAATGATCATAGAACAAACAAACCTCAAGCTATTAGGGAAGTGAGGCTATCATTGTCTCCAGGACAATTTCAACCAAAATCTCCTCCTAAACCACCACAAACACCTCTTGAGCAAAAAGAACAAGAACTTGTATCTTCACCTCCAATTACACAACAAGCCTCTCCTACACCATGCATACCACaacctcctccaccaccaccttcCCCACCATCCATGGTAATGGTGAAAGATACTCcccctccaccaccacctccacctccaCCTCCACCTCTTGCACCGTCCATGATCATGCCAAATGTAACATTACCACCCTCAGTTCCAACACCACCTGAGATGCAGCCAAATgtagcaccaccaccaccaccacctctacctcctcctccaccatcAGCACCAAAATTGGAGCAAAATGCTGCACCAATTAGGATGCctccacctccaccaccaccaccaccaccagggTCTCGAAGTTTAGGTTCAGCAACAACTGCTGCTGCTCCTCCACCACCTCCACCTCCCATTCCCTTGATAGGTGGATCAGTTCCAGCACCTCCACCACCCGTACCGGGTGGTGTAAAAAGAGGTgcaccaccgccaccacctcctcTTGGAGGAGGGAGATCCTTGTGCGCTAGGGCAACTACTAAACTGAAAAGATCGACACAATTAGGCAACCTGTATCGAACTCTAAAGGGAAAAGTGGAAGGGTCTAGTCTGACTGGAAAATCTTCTGCTGCGAAAAAAGGTGGTATTGGAGCAGCAAGCACTGGAGGAAAACAAGGAATGGCTGATGCTCTAGCAGAGATGACAAAAAG ATCCTCTTACTTCCAACAAAtagaagaagatgttcaaaagtACACAAAGCAAATCTTGGAGCTGAGATCTACCATTActaatttcaagacaaaggaaATGACAGAATTGAGCAAGTTCCACAGAGATGTTGAATCCGTTCTTGAAAATCTAACTGATGAATCACAG GTGCTATCACGGTTTGAAGGATTCCCCACAAAGAAGTTGGAAGCTTTAAGAATGGCAGCAGCACTGTATAACAAGTTGGACTCAATACTTACTGAGCTTCAAAACTGGAAAATAGTGCCTCCAATGGGTCAGCAACTGGAAAAGATTGAGCTTTATTTCAGCAAG ATTAAAACAGAATTAGATGCTTTGGAAAGAACCAAAGATGAAGAATCCAAGAAGTTTAAGGGTCACAACATCGAATTCGACTTCCACATTCTTGTAAAGATCAAGGAAGCATTGGTGGACGTTTCCTCCAATTGCATGGAGTTAGCACTTAAG GAGAAGCGCAATGCAGCTGCTAAGAATGATGGACCTAAAAAGGAAGGTGCTTCAATGCTTTGGAAAGCTTTCCAATTTGTATTCAGGGTCTACACATTCGCTGGTGGCATTGATGATCGTGCAGACAAGCTAACAAGAGAATTGGCTCAGGAGATAGAAAGTGACCCGAATCCGAACCTGAACCaactatga